A region from the Saccharomonospora azurea NA-128 genome encodes:
- the ligA gene encoding NAD-dependent DNA ligase LigA translates to MATNEEPAESGAVAERDPGATREQDATDITDVPADVRDRHAALVEEVRGHQFRYYVLDAPTVSDAEFDRLMRELEDLEAEYPALSSPDSPTQQVGGTFSTEFNAVDHLERMLSLDNAFETEELTAWLDRVEREIGGSTRYLCELKVDGLAVNLLYEDGRLTRALTRGDGRTGEDVTLNVRTIQDVPDRLTSTDEFPVPRLVEVRGEVYFRLEEFAELNAQLVEAGKSPFANPRNAAAGSLRQKDPKVTRTRPLRLICHGLGKRDGFDPARQSEAYDALAAWGLPVSPYSKVIDSREELFEHIRYWGEHRHDASHEIDGVVLKVDDVSLQRRLGTTSRAPRWAIAYKYAPEEANTTLLDIRVNVGRTGRVTPYAVMEPVKVAGSTVSMATLHNAEEVKRKGVLIGDRVVIRKAGDVIPEVLGPVVDVRTGDEREFVMPTHCPECGTALRHQKEGDVDIRCPNARSCPAQLRERLFHLAGRGAFDIEVLGYEAASALLTAGVITDEGDVFDLDEEKLLRVDLFVTKAGTLSANGRRLLDNLDSAKDRPLWKVLVALSIRHVGPTAAQALAREFGSIDAIDAADEERLAEVDGVGPTIARAVREWFAVDWHREIVEKWRRAGVRMEAERDASVPRNLEGLSIVVTGSLAEFSRDEAKEAIMARGGKAAGSVSKKTAFVVVGDAPGSKYDKAVQLKVPVLDEDGFRVLLEQGPEAALDVAERADATE, encoded by the coding sequence CTGGCGACCAACGAGGAGCCGGCGGAGTCGGGCGCCGTCGCGGAGCGCGACCCCGGCGCCACCCGCGAGCAGGACGCGACCGACATCACCGACGTGCCCGCCGACGTGCGGGACAGGCACGCCGCGCTGGTGGAGGAGGTCCGCGGCCACCAGTTCCGCTACTACGTCCTGGACGCGCCCACGGTCTCCGACGCCGAGTTCGACCGGCTGATGCGCGAGCTGGAGGACCTCGAAGCCGAGTATCCGGCGTTGTCCTCTCCCGACTCCCCGACCCAGCAGGTCGGCGGTACGTTCTCCACCGAGTTCAACGCCGTCGACCACCTCGAACGCATGCTCAGCCTCGACAACGCGTTCGAGACCGAGGAGCTCACGGCGTGGCTCGACCGCGTCGAACGGGAGATCGGCGGCAGCACCCGCTACCTCTGCGAGCTCAAGGTCGACGGGCTCGCCGTCAACCTGCTCTACGAGGACGGCAGGCTCACCCGGGCCCTGACCCGCGGTGACGGCCGCACGGGGGAGGACGTCACCCTCAACGTCCGCACGATCCAGGACGTCCCCGACCGGCTCACGTCCACCGACGAGTTCCCGGTGCCGCGGCTCGTGGAGGTGCGGGGTGAGGTGTACTTCCGTCTGGAGGAGTTCGCTGAGCTCAACGCCCAGCTCGTCGAGGCGGGCAAGTCGCCGTTCGCGAACCCGCGCAACGCCGCCGCGGGATCCCTGCGGCAGAAGGACCCCAAGGTCACCCGCACCAGGCCGCTCCGGCTCATCTGCCACGGGCTCGGCAAGCGCGACGGGTTCGACCCCGCGCGCCAGTCCGAGGCCTACGACGCGCTGGCGGCGTGGGGGCTGCCCGTGTCGCCGTACAGCAAGGTGATCGACTCGCGCGAGGAGCTCTTCGAGCACATCCGCTACTGGGGTGAACACCGGCACGACGCCTCCCACGAGATCGACGGCGTGGTGCTCAAGGTCGACGACGTGTCGCTCCAGCGGCGACTCGGCACCACCTCGCGGGCCCCGCGCTGGGCGATCGCCTACAAGTACGCGCCCGAGGAGGCCAACACGACGTTGCTCGACATCCGCGTCAACGTCGGGCGCACCGGCCGGGTCACGCCGTACGCCGTCATGGAGCCGGTGAAGGTCGCCGGATCCACGGTGTCGATGGCGACCCTGCACAACGCCGAGGAGGTCAAGCGCAAGGGCGTCCTCATCGGCGACCGCGTGGTGATTCGCAAGGCGGGCGACGTCATCCCCGAGGTGCTCGGCCCCGTGGTCGACGTGCGCACCGGCGACGAGCGCGAGTTCGTCATGCCCACCCACTGTCCCGAGTGCGGCACCGCGTTGCGCCACCAGAAGGAAGGCGACGTCGACATCCGCTGCCCCAACGCGCGGTCGTGTCCCGCGCAGTTGCGTGAGCGGTTGTTCCACCTGGCGGGCCGGGGCGCGTTCGACATCGAGGTGCTCGGGTACGAGGCGGCGAGCGCGCTGCTCACGGCCGGAGTGATCACCGACGAGGGCGACGTGTTCGACCTCGACGAGGAGAAGCTGCTGCGCGTCGACCTCTTCGTCACCAAGGCGGGCACGCTGTCCGCCAACGGCAGGCGGCTGCTCGACAACCTCGACTCCGCGAAGGACCGTCCGCTGTGGAAGGTCCTGGTGGCGCTCTCGATCCGGCACGTCGGTCCCACGGCGGCGCAGGCGCTCGCCCGGGAGTTCGGGTCGATCGACGCCATCGACGCGGCCGACGAGGAACGGCTCGCCGAGGTCGACGGTGTCGGCCCCACCATCGCGCGCGCCGTGCGGGAGTGGTTCGCCGTCGACTGGCACCGCGAGATCGTGGAGAAGTGGCGGCGCGCGGGCGTGCGGATGGAGGCCGAACGCGACGCGTCCGTGCCGCGGAACCTGGAGGGCCTGTCCATCGTGGTCACCGGGTCGCTCGCGGAGTTCTCCCGCGACGAGGCCAAGGAAGCCATCATGGCGCGTGGCGGCAAGGCCGCGGGTTCGGTGTCGAAGAAGACCGCGTTCGTGGTGGTGGGCGACGCGCCGGGCTCGAAGTACGACAAGGCCGTGCAGCTCAAGGTCCCGGTGCTGGACGAGGACGGCTTCCGCGTCCTGCTGGAGCAAGGCCCCGAGGCGGCCCTGGACGTGGCAGAACGCGCCGACGCCACCGAGTAA
- a CDS encoding GNAT family N-acetyltransferase, translating to MSDIVVRPARPEEWSAAGELTVAAYRANGYLDDADGKAYTRSLRDAARRAEHGTLLVAVAADGDLVGTATLVEPGSVLAEMCGDGEAELRMVAVAPHARRRGVGEALTRAALDLAAERGATRMVLCSLDIMTTAHRLYERLGFQRVPARDWYTDGGLLLVAFTKEL from the coding sequence GTGAGTGACATCGTCGTGCGCCCGGCTCGCCCGGAGGAGTGGTCCGCCGCCGGGGAGTTGACCGTCGCCGCGTATCGCGCGAACGGCTATCTCGACGACGCCGACGGCAAGGCCTACACGCGATCGTTGCGGGACGCCGCCCGGCGCGCGGAGCACGGGACACTCCTCGTGGCCGTCGCCGCTGACGGGGACCTGGTGGGCACCGCCACGCTCGTGGAGCCCGGGTCGGTGCTGGCCGAGATGTGCGGCGACGGCGAGGCCGAGCTCCGCATGGTGGCCGTGGCTCCGCACGCGCGGAGGCGTGGCGTCGGGGAGGCGTTGACGCGTGCGGCGCTCGACCTCGCCGCCGAACGCGGGGCGACCCGCATGGTCCTGTGCAGCCTCGACATCATGACCACCGCGCACCGGCTGTACGAGCGGCTCGGGTTTCAGCGCGTTCCCGCACGCGACTGGTACACCGACGGGGGACTGCTGCTGGTGGCGTTCACGAAGGAGCTGTGA
- a CDS encoding ACT domain-containing protein: MSFLIRVQLPDSPGTLGAVASALGLAGADILSVDVVERGNGVAIDDLVVELPSGRLPDTLITAAESVEGVEVDAVRPYAGVLDTHRELELVEEIAANPRSGLDLLADGVPRIVRAGWSLVVRADDGEITRLASSTAAPEAPLGELPWMPLERATVLDAEASWIPEMWRELGTELAATPVGKPDRALLVGRPGGPMFRAAEVARLAHLAGIVAVVLDS; the protein is encoded by the coding sequence TTGTCTTTCCTGATCCGGGTCCAACTCCCGGACAGCCCCGGCACCCTCGGCGCCGTGGCGAGTGCCCTGGGACTGGCGGGCGCCGACATCCTGAGTGTCGACGTCGTCGAACGCGGCAACGGTGTGGCGATCGACGACCTGGTGGTCGAGCTGCCCTCCGGCAGACTCCCCGACACGCTCATCACCGCGGCCGAGAGCGTGGAGGGCGTCGAGGTGGACGCGGTGCGCCCCTACGCGGGAGTGCTCGACACCCACCGGGAACTGGAACTCGTGGAGGAGATCGCGGCCAATCCCCGTTCCGGCCTCGACCTGCTCGCCGACGGCGTGCCACGGATCGTGCGCGCCGGGTGGTCACTCGTGGTGCGTGCCGACGACGGGGAGATCACCCGGCTCGCGTCGTCCACGGCGGCACCGGAGGCACCGTTGGGTGAACTGCCGTGGATGCCGCTGGAGCGGGCCACCGTGCTCGACGCCGAGGCGTCCTGGATCCCCGAGATGTGGCGCGAACTCGGCACCGAGCTCGCCGCCACCCCCGTGGGCAAGCCCGACCGAGCGCTGCTCGTGGGCAGGCCGGGCGGCCCGATGTTCCGCGCCGCCGAGGTCGCCCGCCTGGCCCACCTCGCCGGCATCGTGGCAGTGGTCCTGGACTCCTGA
- the gatC gene encoding Asp-tRNA(Asn)/Glu-tRNA(Gln) amidotransferase subunit GatC, which produces MSNISRDEVAHLARLARMAVTEEELDVFAGQLDQILDSVAKVSEVASDDIPPMSHAVPLTNTFREDEVRPGLSQAEALAGAPAAEDGRFRVPRILGEEQ; this is translated from the coding sequence GTGTCGAACATTTCCCGCGACGAGGTCGCGCATTTGGCCAGATTGGCGAGGATGGCCGTCACCGAGGAGGAACTGGACGTCTTCGCGGGCCAGCTCGATCAGATTCTGGACTCGGTGGCGAAGGTGTCCGAGGTCGCCTCGGACGACATCCCGCCGATGTCGCATGCCGTGCCGTTGACGAACACGTTCCGTGAGGACGAGGTTCGGCCGGGCCTCAGCCAGGCCGAGGCGCTGGCGGGCGCACCGGCGGCGGAGGACGGCAGGTTCCGGGTGCCGCGGATTCTTGGGGAAGAGCAGTGA
- the gatA gene encoding Asp-tRNA(Asn)/Glu-tRNA(Gln) amidotransferase subunit GatA: MTDLTRLSAAELAEKIHSREVSSEEVTRAHLDRIAEVDSDIHAFLHVDADGAVASARAVDEALAKGESPVSAIAGVPLALKDVFTTRGMPTTCGSRTLENWVPPYDATVTRKLREAGVPILGKTNMDEFAMGSSTENSAFGPTRNPWDRERVPGGSGGGSSASIAAYEAPLAIGTDTGGSIRQPASVTGTVGVKPTYGGVSRYGLVAFSSSLDQAGPCARSVLDAALLHEVIGGHDPLDSTSIDAPVPPVVQAAREGANGDLTGVKVGVVRELSGEGYQPGVLASFDAAVAQLRELGAEIVEVSCPHFTYGLSAYYLIAPSECSSNLARFDAMRYGLRVSDDGEHSAEEVMAASREAGFGPEVKRRIMLGTYALSSGYYDAYYGSAQKVRTLIARDFTAAYEQVDVLVSPTTPTTAFRLGERVDDPLAMYLADLCTIPANLAGNAAMSVPSGLSADDGLPVGLQIMAPALADERLYRVGAAYEVARGPVLDKMSELKGAPTP, encoded by the coding sequence GTGACCGATCTGACGAGGCTGTCCGCCGCCGAACTGGCGGAGAAGATCCATTCCCGCGAGGTGTCGTCCGAGGAGGTGACCCGGGCCCACCTGGACCGGATCGCCGAGGTGGACTCCGACATCCACGCGTTCCTCCACGTCGACGCCGACGGCGCGGTCGCGTCCGCTCGCGCGGTGGACGAGGCGCTGGCGAAGGGCGAGAGCCCCGTGTCGGCCATCGCCGGTGTGCCGCTGGCGCTGAAGGACGTGTTCACGACGCGCGGCATGCCCACCACGTGCGGCTCGCGCACGCTGGAGAACTGGGTTCCGCCGTACGACGCCACGGTGACGCGCAAGCTGCGCGAGGCGGGCGTGCCGATCCTCGGCAAGACCAACATGGACGAGTTCGCGATGGGCTCGTCGACGGAGAACTCGGCGTTCGGTCCCACGCGGAACCCCTGGGACCGCGAGCGGGTGCCCGGCGGCTCCGGTGGTGGTTCGTCGGCGTCCATCGCCGCGTACGAGGCGCCGCTGGCCATCGGCACCGACACCGGTGGCTCCATCCGCCAGCCCGCGTCCGTCACCGGCACCGTCGGCGTCAAGCCGACCTACGGCGGCGTCTCGCGGTACGGGCTCGTGGCGTTCTCGTCGTCGCTCGACCAGGCCGGCCCGTGTGCGAGGTCGGTGCTCGACGCGGCGTTGCTGCACGAGGTCATCGGCGGTCACGACCCGCTCGACTCCACGTCGATCGACGCGCCGGTGCCGCCCGTGGTGCAGGCCGCGCGTGAGGGCGCGAACGGCGACCTCACCGGCGTGAAGGTCGGCGTGGTGCGCGAGCTCTCGGGAGAGGGCTACCAGCCCGGCGTGCTGGCGTCGTTCGACGCCGCCGTGGCTCAGCTGCGCGAGCTGGGCGCCGAGATCGTCGAGGTCTCGTGCCCACACTTCACGTACGGCCTGTCGGCGTACTACCTGATCGCGCCGAGCGAGTGCTCGTCCAACCTGGCCCGCTTCGACGCCATGCGGTACGGGCTGCGGGTGTCCGACGACGGGGAGCACAGCGCCGAGGAGGTCATGGCGGCCTCCCGGGAGGCGGGCTTCGGTCCCGAGGTGAAGCGCCGCATCATGCTCGGCACCTACGCGCTGTCGTCGGGCTACTACGACGCCTACTACGGCTCCGCGCAGAAGGTGCGCACCCTGATCGCGCGCGACTTCACGGCCGCGTACGAGCAGGTGGACGTGCTCGTGTCGCCGACGACGCCCACCACGGCGTTCCGTCTCGGCGAGCGCGTGGACGACCCGCTCGCGATGTACCTGGCGGATCTGTGCACCATCCCGGCGAACCTCGCGGGCAACGCGGCGATGAGCGTGCCCAGCGGGCTCTCGGCCGACGACGGCCTGCCGGTCGGGTTGCAGATCATGGCTCCGGCCCTGGCCGACGAGCGACTCTACCGGGTGGGCGCGGCGTACGAGGTCGCCCGCGGCCCGGTGCTGGACAAGATGTCTGAGCTGAAGGGAGCGCCGACGCCGTGA
- the gatB gene encoding Asp-tRNA(Asn)/Glu-tRNA(Gln) amidotransferase subunit GatB, whose protein sequence is MTAVADLMDYAEVVESYDPVLGLEVHVELNTKTKMFCGCPNLFGGEPNTHVCPTCLGMPGALPVVNGKAVESAIRIGLALNCDIADWCRFARKNYFYPDMPKNFQTSQYDEPIAFDGYLDVVLDDGEVVRVDIERAHMEEDTGKSLHVGGATGRIHGAEHSLLDYNRAGVPLIEIVTKPIVGMGERAPEVARAYVTALRDLLRAMDVSDVRMDQGSLRCDANVSLMPKGATEFGTRTETKNVNSLRSVERAVRYEMTRQAAVLASGGSVLQETRHFQEADGTTASGRVKETAEDYRYFPEPDLVPIAPSREWVEELRTTLPELPWERRKRIQEEWNLTDEELRDLINTGAADLVAATVEAGAKPNEARSWWVQYLTQQANLREVELADLPITPKQVARVIELVNSGELTNKLAREVVQGVLSGEGEPDDVVEKRGLKVVSDDSALITAVDEALAAQPDVAEKIRGGKVQAAGAIVGAVMKATKGQADAKRVRELVLERVGA, encoded by the coding sequence GTGACTGCGGTTGCCGACCTGATGGACTACGCCGAGGTCGTCGAGTCGTACGACCCGGTGCTCGGGCTCGAGGTACACGTCGAGCTCAACACGAAGACGAAGATGTTCTGCGGCTGCCCCAACCTGTTCGGCGGTGAGCCGAACACGCACGTGTGCCCCACGTGCCTGGGTATGCCCGGTGCGTTGCCGGTGGTCAACGGCAAGGCGGTGGAGTCGGCGATCCGGATCGGTCTGGCGCTGAACTGCGACATCGCCGATTGGTGCCGGTTCGCCCGGAAGAACTACTTCTATCCGGACATGCCGAAGAACTTCCAGACCTCGCAGTACGACGAGCCCATCGCGTTCGACGGTTACCTCGACGTGGTGCTCGACGACGGTGAGGTCGTGCGCGTGGACATCGAGCGCGCGCACATGGAGGAGGACACCGGCAAGTCGCTGCACGTCGGTGGCGCGACGGGCCGGATCCACGGTGCCGAGCACTCGCTGCTGGACTACAACCGTGCCGGCGTGCCGCTGATCGAGATCGTCACCAAGCCGATCGTGGGCATGGGCGAGCGGGCGCCGGAGGTGGCGCGCGCGTACGTGACGGCGCTGCGCGACCTGCTGCGGGCCATGGACGTCTCGGACGTGCGCATGGACCAGGGTTCCCTGCGGTGCGACGCCAACGTGTCGCTGATGCCGAAGGGCGCGACCGAGTTCGGCACGCGCACCGAGACGAAGAACGTCAACTCGCTGCGCAGTGTCGAGCGCGCGGTGCGCTACGAGATGACGCGGCAGGCGGCCGTGCTCGCCTCGGGTGGCAGCGTGCTGCAGGAGACCCGCCACTTCCAGGAGGCGGACGGCACCACGGCGTCGGGCCGCGTCAAGGAGACCGCGGAGGACTATCGGTACTTCCCGGAGCCCGACCTGGTGCCCATCGCGCCGTCGCGGGAGTGGGTCGAGGAGCTGCGCACGACGCTGCCGGAGCTGCCGTGGGAGCGCCGCAAGCGCATCCAGGAGGAGTGGAACCTCACCGACGAGGAACTCCGCGACCTCATCAACACGGGGGCGGCCGATCTGGTGGCGGCGACGGTCGAGGCCGGTGCCAAGCCGAACGAGGCGCGCAGCTGGTGGGTGCAGTACCTGACCCAGCAGGCGAACCTGCGTGAGGTGGAGCTCGCCGACCTGCCGATCACGCCGAAGCAGGTGGCCCGCGTGATCGAGCTGGTCAACTCCGGTGAGCTGACCAACAAGCTGGCCCGCGAGGTCGTGCAGGGTGTGCTGAGTGGTGAGGGCGAGCCCGACGACGTCGTGGAGAAGCGCGGTCTCAAGGTCGTGTCCGACGACTCCGCGCTGATCACCGCGGTCGACGAGGCGCTGGCCGCGCAGCCCGACGTGGCGGAGAAGATCCGTGGCGGCAAGGTGCAGGCCGCGGGCGCGATCGTGGGCGCGGTGATGAAGGCGACGAAGGGGCAGGCCGACGCCAAGCGCGTCCGCGAGCTCGTCCTGGAGAGGGTCGGCGCCTGA
- a CDS encoding PQQ-dependent sugar dehydrogenase encodes MRRGPRRSWPAAVLAAVAVVPAGCAEFDDSTAATDWRDAPELTAEAAPQPELPEMDDSPGPGSPPSSETSVPPPEGCTDYDKAVIATCLDTVSAVAPLPSDGSSVSALAGERRSGRVFLVGTDGEPQEIATLDVEATGDGGLTGLALSPTYAEDGLVYAYVTTASDNRVVRFSQGQSPKPVLTGIPKGPTHNRGALLPGTDGALLVATGDAGTPSATADPGSLAGKVLRIDTSGKPAEGNPQADSPVYAHGLRSPGGLCSTTDGGRLWVTDQAEQHDAVYRVEAGEPLSVPAWTWKDRPGVSGCADWTDMLAVATSEAGNVQNLPLTEDGSVGGDPQPTLDGENGASYGRIGSLAQVTGDVAVAGTVNKDGGEPVSSDDRVVLIVRQPSSGSGRD; translated from the coding sequence GTGCGCAGGGGTCCGAGACGCTCATGGCCTGCCGCGGTGCTGGCGGCCGTCGCCGTCGTGCCCGCGGGCTGTGCCGAGTTCGACGACTCCACCGCTGCCACCGACTGGCGGGACGCTCCCGAGCTCACCGCGGAGGCCGCGCCGCAGCCGGAGCTGCCCGAGATGGACGACAGTCCCGGCCCCGGCAGCCCACCGAGCTCGGAGACGTCGGTCCCTCCACCCGAGGGGTGCACCGACTACGACAAGGCCGTCATCGCCACGTGCCTCGACACCGTGTCGGCCGTGGCCCCCCTGCCCTCCGACGGGTCCTCGGTCAGCGCGTTGGCGGGCGAGCGGCGCAGCGGGCGTGTGTTCCTCGTCGGCACCGACGGGGAACCGCAGGAGATCGCGACGCTGGACGTCGAGGCCACAGGCGACGGCGGGCTCACCGGTCTCGCGCTGTCGCCCACCTACGCGGAGGACGGCCTCGTCTACGCCTACGTCACCACCGCGAGCGACAACCGGGTGGTGCGGTTCTCCCAGGGGCAGTCACCCAAGCCCGTCCTCACCGGCATCCCGAAGGGCCCGACCCACAACCGGGGTGCGTTGCTTCCGGGCACCGACGGTGCCCTGCTCGTGGCCACCGGCGATGCCGGCACGCCGAGTGCCACCGCCGACCCCGGCTCGCTCGCGGGCAAGGTGCTGCGCATCGACACTTCCGGCAAGCCCGCGGAGGGCAACCCGCAGGCGGACTCGCCGGTGTACGCCCACGGCCTGCGCTCTCCCGGTGGTCTGTGCAGCACGACCGACGGCGGACGGTTGTGGGTCACCGACCAGGCGGAACAGCACGACGCGGTCTACCGGGTGGAGGCGGGCGAACCACTCTCGGTGCCCGCGTGGACGTGGAAGGACCGCCCCGGCGTCAGCGGGTGTGCCGACTGGACCGACATGCTCGCCGTGGCCACGTCCGAGGCCGGCAACGTGCAGAACCTGCCGTTGACGGAAGACGGGTCCGTCGGCGGGGATCCGCAGCCGACCCTCGACGGCGAGAACGGCGCCTCGTACGGGCGGATCGGCAGCCTCGCTCAGGTGACGGGGGACGTCGCCGTCGCGGGAACGGTCAACAAGGACGGCGGCGAACCGGTGTCCAGCGACGACCGCGTGGTCCTCATTGTGCGCCAGCCCTCTTCCGGCTCGGGCCGCGACTGA
- a CDS encoding 2-hydroxyacid dehydrogenase has translation MTITVLIPHDDGVTALSEVPGVRAVRYDVDALAESLPAEAAEAEVLIPGAKPATLRPLLDGMPRLRLIQLLSAGAEDWTDRVPDGVLLSTCRGAHGGSTAEWVMAVLLATYRGLPAFAEAQRARTWSPQTTQTLQGSRILVVGAGDVGRQLRRRLLPFDAWVTMVGFTPRDDVHGVEELPALLPDADVVVLVTPLTSRTRGLVDAAFLGAMPDGALLVNAARGAVVDTDALLAELTEGRLSAALDVTDPEPLPADHPLWTAPNVLITPHVGGAVRDARRRSYRVVAAEIERYVRGELPDNLVQGEY, from the coding sequence GTGACCATCACCGTGCTGATTCCCCACGACGACGGCGTGACCGCCCTGTCGGAGGTGCCCGGCGTGCGGGCCGTGCGCTACGACGTCGACGCCCTCGCCGAGAGCCTGCCCGCCGAGGCCGCCGAGGCGGAGGTCCTCATTCCGGGGGCCAAGCCCGCCACGCTGCGGCCGCTGCTCGACGGCATGCCGAGGCTCCGGTTGATCCAGCTGCTGTCCGCCGGTGCCGAGGACTGGACCGACCGGGTCCCGGACGGGGTGCTGCTCTCCACCTGCCGGGGAGCACACGGTGGCAGTACCGCCGAGTGGGTCATGGCGGTGCTGCTGGCCACCTATCGCGGCCTGCCCGCGTTCGCCGAGGCGCAGCGCGCGCGGACCTGGAGCCCGCAGACCACGCAGACGTTGCAGGGCAGCCGGATCCTGGTCGTGGGGGCGGGCGACGTCGGCCGGCAGTTGCGGCGCAGGCTCCTGCCGTTCGACGCGTGGGTCACGATGGTCGGGTTCACGCCGCGTGACGACGTGCACGGCGTGGAGGAACTCCCGGCGTTGTTGCCCGACGCCGACGTCGTCGTGTTGGTGACCCCGCTGACGTCGCGCACGCGGGGACTGGTGGACGCGGCCTTCCTGGGTGCGATGCCCGACGGTGCGCTGCTCGTGAACGCCGCGCGGGGAGCGGTGGTGGACACCGACGCGTTGCTGGCGGAGCTCACGGAGGGCCGGTTGAGCGCGGCGCTCGACGTCACCGATCCGGAACCGCTGCCCGCGGACCATCCGTTGTGGACCGCGCCGAACGTGCTGATCACACCGCACGTCGGCGGCGCGGTCCGGGACGCGCGGCGCCGTTCGTACCGGGTGGTGGCGGCCGAGATCGAGCGGTACGTCCGCGGTGAACTGCCCGACAACCTGGTGCAGGGCGAGTACTGA